The Stutzerimonas stutzeri RCH2 genomic interval TTCGAACGAATATCCGCCTTCACGGGAGCCGCTTGATGACAGCACCCAATGTTCTCGATGTCATCATCATTGGCGCAGGACAGTCCGCCCTGACGACTGCGTACTTTCTGCGCCGCACGTCGCTGTCCTATCTGCTGTTGGATGAACAGCCCAGTCCCGGCGGCGCATGGCTGCACGCCTGGGAGTCGCTGAGACTGTTCTCACCCGCCGCCTGGAGCTCGATTGCCGGCTGGCCGATGCCTGCTCCGGTCGAGCCGGGCAATCCAACGCGCAGCGATGTTATCGATTATTTGCGACGTTACGAAGATCGCTACCGGTTTCCCATTCAGCGATCGGTTCGAGTCGATACGATCAGCCGCCTCGACGATCTCTGGCTTGTGCAAGCAGGCGATCAGCATTGGCTGGCTCGCGCAGTCATCAGTGCGACGGGCACCTGGAGCAAGCCTTTCATTCCGCCTTATGAAGGGCGCGAGCTTTTTCAGGGTGCGCAGATTCACTCGGCTCACTACCGTGACCCTGGCCCCTTCGCAGGTAAACGGGTGATGGTGGTAGGCGGTGGAAACTCCGGCGCGCAGGTCCTCGCCGAGCTATCCAGAGTCAGCGAGACACGCTGGGTCACTCAGGAGCCACCTGCGTTTCTGCCCGACGATGTCGACGGCCGCGTGCTGTTCGAGCGCGCCACCGCGCGCTGGAAGGCGCAGCAGGAGGGACGCAGCATCGACGAGCCGGCCGGCGGCTTCGGTGACATCGTCATGGTGCCGCCGGTGCGCAAAGCCCGCGAGCGTGGCGTTCTGGGGGCCGAGCGCCCCTTCGCGCGCTTCACCGAAACGGGAGTCGAGTGGGCGGATGGG includes:
- a CDS encoding ArsO family NAD(P)H-dependent flavin-containing monooxygenase, with protein sequence MTAPNVLDVIIIGAGQSALTTAYFLRRTSLSYLLLDEQPSPGGAWLHAWESLRLFSPAAWSSIAGWPMPAPVEPGNPTRSDVIDYLRRYEDRYRFPIQRSVRVDTISRLDDLWLVQAGDQHWLARAVISATGTWSKPFIPPYEGRELFQGAQIHSAHYRDPGPFAGKRVMVVGGGNSGAQVLAELSRVSETRWVTQEPPAFLPDDVDGRVLFERATARWKAQQEGRSIDEPAGGFGDIVMVPPVRKARERGVLGAERPFARFTETGVEWADGRREDLDAVIWCTGFRPALDHLRELGIIEADGKVQVEGTRVVKQPNLWLVGYGDWTGMASATLIGVTRTARSTVDELVQALAATSLQRP